In Marmota flaviventris isolate mMarFla1 chromosome 19, mMarFla1.hap1, whole genome shotgun sequence, the DNA window TCAGCTGCTTGCTAAGAGAAGCCGGGGAACCCCACGGAGGAGCCCATTATGACTTCCATTACTGGTAGTAATGACCCCTGACGCCGGGCTCCTTTCTGGGtaacatctcatttaatcttacCAAACAACCCCCACCCACCTTATGTTTCACCTTCCCACAAGTTACTGGCCCTAGAAACAACCCACCCCCTTCTCCTCTGTCACTTCTCCAGAATTCATCGCCCTCTCTTATGATGGTATATAAGTCCCCCAGTCTCACTCACATCTTTCTGCCTAGCTGGGCACATATCCATAATCCCAGGCACCTGGGGGGCACAGGGAGGAAAACTgcagcctggcaacttagcaagactctgtcttcaaataaaaattcttgtgccttttttccttttgatcttTTAATTCATAGGTCCCCACCAAAGAATATAGAAGATAGTAGAAAGGGTCTTCTTCTCCGGTACCCCCAAATTCCCAAGGATGAAGGCAGAAGTCCTTGacccatttttttgtttgttttagtggaGAAGCAGAGGTGGGCAGCAGTTTTCCAGTAGAGCCAGCATCCAGGACAGGAGGCCAGCCTCTCTTTCTTGCCTCCTAACCTGCAGCAATTTCTCAGAGCTCTGCTGACTTGAGGTTGGAGGTAGAGAGATGGAGTCCCCTTCACCTTGGACTCCCTGTGCCCCCACCAGAGGCTGATCCATTTCAGCCTGTAACTCCAGAAccgtgagccaaagtaaaccttttttatttataagttgactgcctcaggcatttcattatagtgatTCAAAGTCGACTCATACAGTACCTGTTGTTTTCAATGGTAGACTCCCAGGGTCAATTCTAAAGCAATAAGAAAGTCCCATCTTAATATCCTTTTTAGAAGCCTCCTCTTGCAAAAATCTGCAAAGCAGCTCGATTTACTAAATATTCATTGATGTGTTTTTGCATGCTTTGTTCTCCCGGTACCCAAGGTCTCCGATTTTTAGTTTCCTTGGTCTACCCCAAAGCCTAAACAAGGCTCAGGGGATCTAAAATAGAACCCAGACCTCCTGCCTCCCTGTCTAACGTTCTTCCTATTAATGAATATTTCTTGCTTTTCCACCTGGCATGGATCCCTTCCTTCtggtcaaatttttaaaaattgaactaaGATTTCTATCATGTAAAATTCATCATTGTAACCACTTAAAAAATGGAGAACTCAGCCACTTCTGACACACACACAGTCGCACAGCCAGCACCATGACGCTATTTGCAGAACATTTTTGTCACCTCAAGAAGAAGCCCCGCGTCTGTCAACAGTCACTTCTCATCCTGCCCTTCACAGACGGGCGGCTTCCCGACATTTCACACAGAGCTGCACGGAGCTGAACGACACATTCTGGGAAATGTGTCACTGGGTGATTTCATCAATGTGCAAACATTGTAGAGTGTCCTTACACAAACCAGGAGGCCACCGAGTCACTAAGCAATAGACGGTTTTTGTGTTATGTGTGGTGCCGGGAATTGAATCCGAGACCTTTtgctactgagccacactcccagcccctttccttttgagacaggtttccctaagttgctgactctggcctggaacttgtgatcctcttgcctcagcttcaaCTTCAGCCTGAGTAGCCGGGATCatcaccactgtgcctggtgacaATATACCCTTATGGGGCTGCCATCATGCATGCCATCCATCTTGACTAGAACTTCATTATGTGACTCATAACTGTTATGGAATCATACACCATATGATCTTTTGTAACTGGCAACGCAATGCTTTCAAAGTTCATTCCGGTTATTGTATGGCTCAGTTCTCCATTCCTTTTCATgcctaagtaatattccattatatagacataccacattttgtttactcattcatctgttgatggacattggggttgttttctatttttcttttgctgttataCATGATGTTGCTATGgccattcatgtttttttttaaaggattttttttttcaaaatgcctttaattaattaattaattgatttaagttttaaatatgtggtgctgaggattgaactcagtacctcatacttgctaggcaagcactctaccactgagctaccgccCCAACCCTATGGTCACTCATGTTTGAATACCTGTTTTAATTCTCCTGGGTATGGACCTAGGCGCAGACTTGCTGGGTCAGGTGGGAGTTCTATGTTTTGAGTTTTTAAGGGAATGACAAATGATTCCACAGAAGCTTTGCCATTTTccattctcaccagcaatatatgagtctggtgatatttttgttttccttcacagAACGCATCTCCTCTTTGGACCTATctggttcagaaaaaaaaaatgtaggtgcgtgcacacacacacacacagttcattAATCTATTTTATTGAGGTAATTGGCAAGCCTTGTATCTACAATCATCCCTCCCTCTCTGTAGGTgccacatctgtggattcaacccaCAGCAGAttgtaaatatgaaagaaaaaaaaatgctttgtacCAGCCATGCAgacttatttttcttgtcattattccctaaataatacagagAACAACTGTCTACATGTCAACACAATGACATTTCCCTTGCATTAGTTATTATAAGTAATCTTGAGATGATTCAAAGTACATGGGCGACCATGCGAAGGTTCTATGCAAATGTCACACCCTTCTATGGCAGGGAATCGGGGAGCATCAGATTGTGGTATCTGCACGGGATCCTGGGACCAACCCTCCATAGAAATGTGTAATTCAATGCTTTGATATAAATATACACTGTGAACCATGCCGCAGTCAAGCTAATTCACCTGTCAATCATCACACACATTGACCTTTTGGTTTTTGGAGAGAATCCTTAATATCTCTGCCCTTAGCAAATTTCAAAAGACCATGTGATATTACGAGGTGCAGTCACTGTGTCATCCACTAGATTTCCAGAACTTGTCCATCTCATTACCGAAAGTTTGTGCCCTTCACCCAGCATCTGCTTATCCCACCACTCAACCCCTCGGATGCGGTCAACTCCGCCCCCTCGGCCCTGTTCGGTGCGTCTCAGCAGGGCCCAGCCAATCAGCTTTGCCAAGTGAGGCTTCGGGGCGGGCAGGAGGCTGCACCCAGCCAATGAGATTCAAGCCTGAGTCCAGAACCACCCCTCGGCTTGCACCAGTACATCCACCACCGCTTTTTGTTTATTGAGCTAGTTCCATTTGGGTCTCTGTCACTTGGCCAAGTGGCCACCCTGAATAATTAAGGCTTGTTTGTTTGAAATCTCGTTAAGATTTACCTCTGGTGGCATTTTGCATCTATTCAGCTTCAGCTTTATAGTAGGTACAGCTACTCAGTGATGCTGGGGCCAACGGTGCATCAGTTAACGCTCAGAGGTGGGATCTTGCAGACAAAAGGGAACTTCCGGCTGCAGGCGTTATCATTCCATGACCTCAGAGCTGTGATGGAGGAGAAGCAGAGCATCTGGGTGAAGATCTACCCACCACAATAAAAGTCACCTCACCACCCCACTGGAGTAAGAGCCCTCCTCTCTGGTAGGCCTCGCGTCTACACTGGTGGCCCTTCCTTGCTGATGCTCAGGAAGGCTGCGGTCTGATCTTATTCCCTCATAAGGTTGGTCTTGGATTGCCACCATGGACGGGCAGGACACACTTCATTCAGAGCCTTGGCCAGCTCTGTTACCCAGTGGCTCTCAGGATAATAATTGCTATTCCATCCTACTCTCCTCTTGTcaggaaaagaagggagaaaggttAAATGCTTGGGTCTGGAGATCCGGAGATCTTGGCTTGAAATCTAGCTCCATGACTTGCTTACTGTGTGACCTTAAAGAAGTTGCTCACCTTCTCTGctccccagtttcctcatctgcaaagtgagaATATTAACAGTTTTCATTTCTTAAGATTGGTGTGGAGAGTGACGATGTTGTTGATGGTGATGGTAATTTCTAACAGTGCACACCAACCCCGACAGCCACTTCCATAGAGCATCTTCCTGTTTCTTCATGTCAACCTGGTTAAGTATCATTAgtccctggggattgaacccaggggtgcttaaccactgagaaagggtctccctaagttgtttagggcttcattaaattgctgaggctggcctcgaacttgccatcctcttgcctcagcctcctgagctgtacCAGCTGTACCTCCCTCAATCCCCTTAAGGGTCCAGGACACAGGAATGTATTAAGTCCACTTTAAGATGGAGGAAACAGTTGCAGAGAGGTGTGTGATTCCCTGCGAGGACACAGAGCTAGAAGGTGACAGAGCCTAAGTCCAAGCCCAGCTCTGCACTGCCTGCAGCAGGTGCCGCTCAGCGCTGATATTCAGAAGGGCCAGGCGGGGCTGGGGCAGCTCTTCTCCCGGGTGCCTCTCCCTAACGTCTCTGCAGGCACACCAGGGTCTGCTGCCAGTGATGAAGCCTTAGATATCATTTTAACTGTGCCTACTGGGGAGAGTGGCCCTGCCCCTGGCCCCCCGGGGACCTCTGGTCGCTCTCCAAGGTGCTGAAAAATTGccagctgccccccccccccacctcccgctGCGGGGCCCCTCCCCAGCGCCTCTGTGAGTCTCGGGGACACCCACCGCTGGCCGGCCGGTACCACATCTGCACAcagtcctcctcctccagcctcgcGTGGACCCCGTCATCTGGCTGGCTGCCGTCCCAGTAGCTGTAGTCGTAAGAGGAGTTGTCCGTCCACTCAAACTGCCCTTCCTGGGGcccacagggagggagggagccaggcAAGGAGAGGGCAGTCAGGGGTCTGTGCAGCTCCAGCTGGGGTAGCATTCTAGCACCTTCCTCCCCTCCACCTCTGCAGAGACGCCCCCACTTCTCATCGGGTGCTCCTGCAGTAGATCACCGCCACCGTGGCTAGCGCAATGAGACTCGGGGGTCACCTGCTGCCCACAGGGAATGAGGCAGcagccctggggttcaatcccagctctgcccacgCGGCTCCAGTGCCCAGGACCCCAACGGACTCGCGTGTGGCAGGCCCTCTGCGTCTCTGTGGGTCCAGATAGTCTGCATCATTATTTTTTCCTGGTGTGGAACTACTCTGTCCAATTGTAGGAAAAGTCCTGTTGGGAATTTGATTGATGCTACAATAAATGTGCAAATTAACTGTGGAAAGAAAGACTTCTCTGCAGTGTGTAAGAACAGGAGCCCTTTCTCCATTCATTCAGCTTTTTAGAAAACTAACCCCCACCAACACCGATGATCATGGAGCTCGTTTTTTTACGTCATGGAAATTGTGTGTTATTCCTGGGATGTGGTGCGGGGGGAGAGAGGGGTTGAGACTGAGCTGGAGTTGGCGTTTCCTCTATCCACTTCCTAGCTCTGTGACCTGGACAAGTTAatcaacctctctgagtctccatTTCCGCACCTTTATAATGGAGCTACTACCTCCAGAGAGTGGTTGTGAGGGTTGGATAGATTCAAGGATGTGAAGGGCTTAACACAGAGCTTAACACAGccatgaaaagaaaagagaaaacaaaaccccacaatcCTTTATCCTGTATTGTTTGTTATGATTATCAGGACTTAACAATACAAGTTCCTTAAACTccaatttaatgtaattattgtcTAACTTTAATGTTGCTATCAAAATTAggaattttaggttttttttttttttaagttagaacTTCTATATGGGTTCCTGACAGATTAATTCTGATTAATTCAGATTAATTCTGTTGGACgtggtggcttatgcctgtattaccagcagctccggaggctgaggcaggaggatctcaagttcaaagccagcctcaacaatttagcaaggtgttaagcaactcagtgagaccctgtctctaaataaaatacagaatagggctggggatggggctcagtggtcgagtgcccctgagttcaatccccagtaatcccccaaatatatatttatactaattCCAGCCCCGCTGCGTCTTCTCTATTTTAGCAGCAATTTCCACCATCCTTCATGGGCTCCTGTGCTGTGCCAAATACCATGCTAAGCCTTTCACATGCATTAGCTCCTTTACTTTATAAAACAAGGCACTATTATCTCCGTTTCACAGACAGAAAAACTGAGGCTAAGAGAAGTATTTAAAAAGTCCAGTGTCTCCTAACCACCAGTAAGTTCCATCTCAGGTGGGTGAAGATCTACCCACCACAATAAAAGTCAGGAGCTGGACCCGGAACTCGGTTCCCTATTGAGCTCCAAGACAGGGCAAGACCATTAAAACAGCCCCCTGCCATCCCCAGGGAAAGCCTGGGATGGATCTCAGGCGGGGTCTGCGGTGACCATCCCAGTCAGGGGATACAGCCTGAGTCACCTCGTCAGCCTTAGCCttattccccctcccccttcacTCTGCCCACCCCGCCCCACGCCGCCCTCCAGCCACACTCATCTTCCTTAACAACCTTGAAGGTGCGCTCAGctctcctgcctcaggaccttggCCCATGCTGTCCCCCCTACCTGGAATTCTCTGTCTCTGGCTGGCTCCGACTGATCTGTTAAACACAGGCTGCATGTTTCTTGCCCAGAGGCTGCTGTGGCCCCGGGCTGTGCACAGCAGAAAGCCCAGCTGTAGGGGGCAGATGATTGACAGCTGCAGCCTTCTGCCTCTGCTGGCTACACTCCTCCAGGCTGTTCCCAGGCAGTGACTGGGCAGACCCGGGGGACTAAAGCTGGCCCAGTTGGGGACTCCCCACTGGAGCTCCTCCCCCTCCACTCTGCATCCATGGGTCTCAGGTCCACAGTGTTGTCCCCTATGCCACCTGCTTTATATCTCACCCATCTTCCCTCCACAATCTCTGTACCCTCTCATGTCTTGGTGCCAAGAACTCAGAGGCCTTCTCTGACCAGACTGTGCGGTCATATCCCCTTCTGTGACATGGATCCTCGGCCATCTGTGGCCTGGCGGTGTCTGGTTTCTCTCTACACCGTGTCACCCAGCAGGAGCCTGGCCCACGGGGGAGGGTTTGCTAAATAAAAAGGAGCCTTGGTCAGAGCCCCCGGGAGCCCGCTGGCCCACTCTCACCTGTCGATGATCGTGAAGGCCCGTCCAGATGTCCGTCGGGATGCCGGGCACACAGCTGTTGGCCAGGTCATACACAAAGACGTTCTCCTCCCAGCTGTGAGTGAAAGAAACGAGGGGCGCGCGCGTGAGTCCTACCTGGGCTCTGGGGGTGGAGGTGAAAAGCGAAGGCGGCGCTCGCTAGATTCTCTGCACCAAAGAAGCCTGCTTTCTTAATTAGGTCGCCCGTATGTGGCCtgcttttcttctaaaaatttatttatttattttttattggttgttcaaaacattataaagctcttgacatatcatatttcatacattagattcaagtgggttatgaactcccaattttaccccaaatacagattgcagaatcacatcggttacacatccacatttttacataatgccctattagtaactgttgtattctgctacctttcctatcctctactatcccccctccctcccctcccctcccatcttctcttctaaaaatttaaatccaTTTAAGAAACGCTAGCAGACAGCGGTGGGGGGGGGGTTATGTTAAAAGCAACATTGAAGGTGTGGGGGGGCGTAgagcacgcctgtcatcccagcaatcaggaggctgaggcgggagcgtcacgagttcaaagccagcctcagcaacttaatgaagccctaagcaactcagcgagaccctgtctctaaataaaatataaaaaaagggctggggatggggctcagtggttgagcgcccctgggttcaatccccggggATTGCATGTCCACATAAAGTAACTTATTGAAATCTCCCCTGGCCACTTTTGTCCCCTCTCAAAGGCGGTCCCTACCCTGCCAGTGTGTATAGCGCCCGCTCTCTTCTACTCTATTCCCACTTGAACCAGGGGCAGCAAGATGTGCTTTCATTctagaagctaaggcaggaggatggatcgTTTGAGGCCAgcgtttgaggccagtctgggcaacacagggagacccaggctcagaaaaaataatttctttttctgacatATCATCTCCAGATTCTTTTCTGTTTACCTGGGCAGTTCATCTCCAGGCTAGAATCTGCACAGCCCACTCAGCAAAACCAGTCCCTGCAGTGAAAACAGCCCAACTTCCTTTAAAGGCATCCGTGTCTCCTTGGGGCCTTCTCAGTCCCTGCTTCAAAGGGCTTACCAAATAGTTCAGCCCCCAAAAGAAATTGAtgccaagaagaaaaaagaaatagagatgggtgggtgggcagaagcatgggtgggtggatggataggtaGAAGGATGGAAGGACGGATAGATGGCTGGACAGATAGAAAGGACAGACAGCTAACAGGCACATAGAGACTCGAGCGCTGATTCATGCCAACTGCTCTCTTGGTTTTATACAAATCCCTGCACAAGGCAGGAACTGGGGCAGACATCACTGGCTGAACACCCCACAGTCACTCCTAATCCCTTTAGGaagtcacattttattttcccagcctcctttgcagcCAGCAATGGCCACAGGGCCAAGTTTGGCCACTTGGATAGAAATGTTCGTAGAGGGTATCAATGAAAGGAGGGAGGTGTGGGAGAGGCCCAGTTTTCCCCACCGCCCTTCCTCCTTGGGTTGAAGCCAGGTGTGGACATGAAATTTGGGAACTCAGCCAGTTCCCCGGATATCAGCGAGCCCATTAATGGTCATTTGCAGAAGTTAGAAGGGTGGGCGAAGGATGTGAGCAGAAGTGGGTGAGTATCGGTACATGTCACTCAAAGTGTTTACAGACCCAGACAGGCAGATCCGACTGAATAAACGATTCCCATTATCATCCAATAAGTCATCATAAAATAGAGCTAACACGTAACCAATAAGTCACTTCAAACAGGTTTATGTTGAGGGACCCCCTGTTGCAACAAGGTCTATGGGCTCTGGTTAGTGACCTTGTTGTTGTGACAGCTCTCTAAAGGCGGCCATCTTGCCTAGAACATCCAccatgaaaatatttccttttgcttGAGGCGTGGGTGACACCTAAAAGTGCACATGTGTCCTCTTTTTAGTTCTGTGCTTGTGGAAGTCATTGCTAATCCGTTCTCGGTTAGCAGCTCTCAGAATCCTGAACACGGCCCTCCAGGAAGTCACGTGTACAAGAGTTGCTTAGTGGATACTATTGAactggagaggagagggaggtaAGACTCGCTTGCATCCCTTGGAAAGATGGCCTGACATGGAAATGCTAAGGAGATAAAATCTCTCTGAGGTCCCTAGAATGATCATAAATGAAAATGACAGCAGTTTCCTGTATGGAGCCTGTGAGTTGGGCAAGCCCTGCGTGAGAACTTTAGATGGAGTATCAACTTTAGAGACCCACGTCTTTTAAAGGTCAGTGTGGAATCTGCCTGCAAGCCACTACAGTGAAGAGCCAAGCTGATTGGCCTAATTTCTTGTGTCTTCTGTACTCCCTCCCCTTCTGACATCTGCCCAGGGATGACCTAGCACAAGAGCACTTACCAGACACTGGTGCCTTGCTTTCCGACTTCACAgtctccaggactgtgagaactgttcattataaatgacccaggctcaggtattttgtcatagcagcacAACATGAACTAAGACAGTGGTTCAAGCGTCATTTGGAAACTAAGGATGGCTTCTCCATTAACAAAACACAGTGACCCTAAGACATAAGGAAACAATGCCCTTTCTTGGTACATTATTATTGTACaaaatagtggaattcattgtgatatgttCATACATGCTCAtaatttagtcaatttcattGCTCAGCAtctccccttcccacccctcctGCCTGCCCCCCAGTCCTCTTCCTCTATTgtgtctcccttctattttcatgaggtcccctttcccctttttcctctctagcttccacatatgagagaaaatatgtgaCCCTGGACTTTATGTGTCTGATTTATTTCCCTTAACCTGatgttttccagtttcattcattgaACTGAAACCACAtagttccattcttctttatggtcaaGTAAAACTCCCTTTTGTCTACAGTCTAGGTTTCCTTTATCCATTGATCTGCTGGTGGGTGCCTCGTCTGGTGGCATAACTTGGCTTTGTGAATTGCGCTACTGTCACCTCGGGCATGCGTGCGTCTCTATCGTGTGATGACTTAACTTCTTTTGGATAGAGTGCAAGGAGTGGTGTGGCTGGGTCTCATGGTGGTCCCAGGCCGGGTCTCTGGAGGAACCTCCATTCTCCGTAGTGGTTGTACtcatttacagtcccaccaacagtgtctAAGTGGAACCCACCAACGCTCTCTCTAACTTTAAGTCTCTGAGATCCACGAAGAACAGAGGCCAGATGGAGAGTTTGTAGTTTGAGAGCCAAGGGGACCTGTTGCACCTGCTCCGAAAAACTCACAGATCTGCCAGAGGCCATCTCCGAAAGCTGTTGTTGAACTGTGCAGAGAGACGTGCTCTGGGGGGAGGGTGGGTAATGAATGGGACTAGGGGCCGGGGAGTCAGAGGTGGCTCTCGTGAAGGGGTGTTTCCGGAGCTAccctgggggtggaggggtgaCCTGCAGGAGGAGGTAGGGAGGGAAGGGCTCCCCAGCAGAGGAGACAGAATGTGCAAAGGCGAGGAGAACTGGGAGGGCTGGACCAGGCTGGAGGACCAGGTGGCCAGTGTGTCTGGGGCTTGGGAGACACAGGGAGGGAGGCCTTGGTGGGTGAGTGATGCAATGCAGCCCGAACCccctaaaaacaaaagagaacCCAGTTCCACACTTCATAGCTTTGCAACTTTGCACGAGTCAGTTACCTTTTGGGGTTCCTTTTCTGTAAGATGAGAATATCTACCTAAAACCAGGGAGTCCTTACGTGATGAGGTACATTTACCCATATCCAATAAAATCCAGCTCTGATTCCCTGTGGTCCGTGCATCGTGTTCTTTATACGTATATTATGTCAGTGGCGTCACGGGCCTGTGATCCACAGCAGAGCAGAGTGGACAAGACGGGCATTTATAAAGAGAGGTCTTCCAATGTGCTCTTGGCTACTGCTGCTAAATGCTTTGCCCTCGACTGCCAAGGATGAATTCAGTGAGAAATTGGGCTGGATAAAGAGTAGCTTTAATGATCAAAGAGAAATGTCGGTGAGAGACACTATCCTCCACTCTCTTTCCCACGGGGGACCTTGGCTGGACCGTGGAGGACGGATCGGGGCCGGGGGGGGGGTCCACTCACCTGTGGATGGAGGCCAGTTTGGCGGATTTCCTGCCGATGGAGAACTCGGAACAGTGGAGGTCAGCCTCGGCCCAGGTCTTATTGAGAGGAAAGAATCGATAGCAGTGGCCTTTGAACTCCATCCAGAACAGGGGACACAGGGACGTCTGAGGCAGCtctggcagggctggggacagagagaaAATGGACCAGAAGAAAGGTTGGTGGTGCTCAAGTTGTTTCCatgatttattatgtattttttcaagaaTGGAAATAACAGGTGCCCTGTCATGATAAATGTGGGTGTCTGCCtgtaatggtttggatatgaggtaccCCCAGAAGTTCATGTGTCAGGCAATGCAGGAATGCTCAGAAGGGAAATGACTGGACCATGAGatctgtaacctcatcagtggattaatccacttgatggattattAATTGGAATGGATTCCTGGGTGGtacctgtaggcaggtggggcatggctggaggaagtgggtcattgggagtGTCCCCTTGGGGATGGAGAACTTACTGCTCTTttgctgcttcctggctgctacgAGCTGAGTgcctaaatttttcaaaataataagagtaacttatggggctggggctggggctcagtggtagagctcttggttagcacgtgtgaggcatcgAGTTCTAGCCTcaacagcacataaaaataaataaacacaataaaggtactgtgtccatctacagctaaaaaaaaaaaatttaaaggaacatATCACTCTCAAACTTGGAAAAAGTGGATTCTTGGGCACATTTCCATTCTGTCGGGTTCGTACACAGTGATAGTTTTTAATGCAATTGTGATCATATGGATATAGGACAGGattctgttttctaaaaattaaggAGTATCAGCATTTCCCCCATCAGGATACCTTTTTGTAAACATTAAATAGCTCTTAGATGCTCTCCCGAGTGGCCCTTCTAGAGTTTATTTAATGATTCTCTCATTTGGGGATAATTagatttcttccttaaaaaaaaaatgattacaacATCATGAAGGTGAGCAGCCTTGTGCATAAAGCTTTTTCAGCCTTTCTGATGATTTTCTGAGAGATTTGGAAGGCTTTGATACAATTTGCTAAATTGCCTCCTGAAAGCAATTCTTACTACCACAGGCCACGTCTGCGAGGGCTCGTCTCCCTCTGCCCCGACCAGAGCCCATTGTCATTATTTTCATGGCCATCTTTGCAAATTTTATAAGCAAAAAGATGGTATCTTGTTTCGATCTGCAGTTCTGGGTTCCCTGGTGAGGGTGCACATCTCCCCGCGTTTATTGACAGCTACAGCTAAGGGCTATTTATATCTTCTGCCCATTAAGTGACTGGGGTTTCAGAATTTGCTGGTAACGCGGCAGAGCAACGCATAAGGGACCCATGTTGGAGATAATAACGTTCTCTCAAGTCTCAGCCCCTCGGAAGCTTTtaggagaggttttttttttttttttccctggaaaTCACCACTCAAGGGGACTGACTGGGAGAGGCAGACAGGTCGAGAATCTTCCCCACACTGGG includes these proteins:
- the Clec19a gene encoding C-type lectin domain family 19 member A gives rise to the protein MQRWGLWAAASLSLLCAQAFPQTDINVSPALPELPQTSLCPLFWMEFKGHCYRFFPLNKTWAEADLHCSEFSIGRKSAKLASIHSWEENVFVYDLANSCVPGIPTDIWTGLHDHRQEGQFEWTDNSSYDYSYWDGSQPDDGVHARLEEEDCVQMWYRPASALRSWNDNACSRKFPFVCKIPPLSVN